In Bernardetia litoralis DSM 6794, the genomic window AACTATGTTTAAGCAAACACCACTATAATTTGAAACAAAATTAATAAATTTACAACAAAAATATAATCGAAATTCATAAACAACCTTATGAAACTTGACACCTAATCCTAAAAATAAGATTTATAAAAAAATGAGTTGAAATAATACTCAAGATGAGTGTCATTTTGAAAATAGAGTAATTCTTTTTGATTATCTGGTTTTGTGGAGTCCGTGATTTGTTCCATAGGAACTTTATATTGGTAGAAAAAATGAAAGACAAAAATCGTATTCTATTCTGTTAGGAACTACATATTGGTAGTATTTTACAAACATAGTGAAAAATACTACCAAGATTAAACTCCTATGAAGTAAATGAAACGTATTTTTTTAAATTTTACTACCAATATGCAACTCCTAAAGGAGTCAAAATCAAAATTTATTGGAATTAGTTTTAGTATCAATGATTTTCACAAAATTGTCAGATAACCTTATTTTTTTGTAAAAGAGGGATTTTTATTTTAAAAAATGAGCTACATCGTATATTTTTTTATAGTAGAATCTATAAGTTCAAAGGTTTGTTTTTTCAAAATTTCCACATCATTTTCAGTTAAATTGGTTGTTTCAAATGGTTTATGATAAATCATTTTACAATTATGACGAGTAAATTTGAAAGGTTGTTTGTCTGGAAAAATTATCCAATTATAAAGAATTGTTACAGGAATTAAAGTTGTTTTGGTTTGAATAGCAGCACGAAAAGCACCATCTTTAAATGGATTAAGCGCAGGTTGATTATTGCCAATAATTCCTCCTTCTGGATAAATCAAGACATTTTTTCCTTCTGCAATAGCTTCTTTTACTTGCTCAAAAGCCTCAATACGACTTGCTCCTTTTCCACGGCTGACAGGAATATGAATTTTCTTGAAAATATAGCCAAATAAAGGAACTTTACTCAATGATGCTTTTCCCATAAAAACACTAAACTTTGGAACAGTCATTACCATAGCAGCAATATCCATATAAGAAGTATGATTAGAAACGTAAATATAGTTTTGCTTTGGGTTTGGCTCAAA contains:
- a CDS encoding lysophospholipid acyltransferase family protein encodes the protein MNLYTIWCMFWFMLVFLNLYPFLWLSTQRKEWHYWNGFLYRIWAKVLYFGIGIKMETEWDFEPNPKQNYIYVSNHTSYMDIAAMVMTVPKFSVFMGKASLSKVPLFGYIFKKIHIPVSRGKGASRIEAFEQVKEAIAEGKNVLIYPEGGIIGNNQPALNPFKDGAFRAAIQTKTTLIPVTILYNWIIFPDKQPFKFTRHNCKMIYHKPFETTNLTENDVEILKKQTFELIDSTIKKYTM